In Dermatophilus congolensis, a genomic segment contains:
- the gabT gene encoding 4-aminobutyrate--2-oxoglutarate transaminase: MTSQPRFSSEVVQERRLVTEVPGPRSRQMHERTCAAVSAGVGVGLPVYVERAGGGVLVDVDGNHLIDFGSGIAVTSVGNSDARVVAAAAEQLERFTHTCFMVTPYEAYTQVCEMLNEVTPGSHPKRSALFNSGAEAVENAVKIARVFTGRDAVVVFDHAYHGRTNLTMALTAKNMPYKQGFGPFAGEVYRMPMAYPYRWSGPAESMVQDAFEAFESAVHAQVGESNVAAVVIEPIQGEGGFIVPPPGWMAKIAQWCKQHGVVFVADEVQTGFCRTGDWFACQAEQVVPDLITTAKGIAGGLPLSAVTGRAEMMDAVHAGGLGGTYGGNPVACAAALGAVATMREEDLAGRARCIGSILQERLEGIAAGYGVIGDIRGRGAMMAVEIVKPGTKTPDPQVTKRISAACHAAGVVTLTAGTYGNALRFLPPLVIGEDLLREGLDVLEQAFADVVAAS; this comes from the coding sequence TTGACCAGCCAGCCCCGTTTTTCATCGGAAGTTGTTCAGGAGCGCCGTCTTGTGACGGAGGTGCCGGGGCCGCGTAGTCGGCAGATGCATGAGCGGACGTGTGCTGCTGTGTCGGCGGGGGTGGGGGTTGGGTTGCCGGTGTATGTGGAGCGTGCCGGTGGTGGGGTGTTGGTCGATGTGGATGGTAATCATCTGATCGATTTTGGGTCTGGGATCGCGGTGACTTCTGTCGGTAATTCCGATGCGCGGGTGGTTGCTGCGGCTGCTGAGCAGTTGGAGCGGTTTACGCACACGTGTTTCATGGTGACCCCGTATGAGGCGTATACGCAGGTGTGTGAGATGTTGAATGAGGTCACCCCGGGTAGCCATCCCAAACGCAGTGCTTTGTTTAATTCCGGTGCTGAGGCGGTGGAGAACGCGGTCAAGATTGCGCGGGTGTTCACCGGTAGGGATGCGGTGGTTGTGTTTGATCACGCGTATCACGGCCGCACAAATCTGACGATGGCGTTGACGGCGAAGAATATGCCGTACAAGCAGGGGTTTGGTCCGTTTGCCGGTGAGGTGTATCGGATGCCGATGGCGTATCCGTATCGATGGTCGGGGCCTGCGGAGTCGATGGTGCAGGACGCATTTGAGGCGTTTGAGTCTGCGGTGCATGCGCAGGTGGGTGAGTCGAATGTGGCGGCGGTGGTGATTGAGCCGATTCAGGGTGAGGGCGGTTTTATTGTGCCGCCGCCAGGGTGGATGGCCAAGATCGCGCAGTGGTGCAAGCAGCACGGTGTGGTGTTTGTTGCTGATGAGGTGCAGACCGGTTTTTGCCGTACGGGTGATTGGTTTGCCTGCCAGGCTGAGCAGGTGGTGCCGGATCTGATCACGACGGCTAAGGGCATTGCGGGTGGGTTGCCGTTGTCGGCGGTGACGGGGCGCGCGGAGATGATGGATGCGGTGCATGCGGGTGGTTTGGGTGGCACGTACGGCGGTAATCCGGTTGCGTGTGCGGCGGCGTTGGGGGCGGTGGCCACGATGCGTGAGGAGGATTTGGCTGGGCGTGCTCGCTGTATCGGGTCGATTCTGCAGGAGCGTTTGGAGGGTATTGCTGCTGGTTATGGCGTTATCGGTGACATTCGTGGTCGGGGGGCGATGATGGCTGTCGAGATCGTTAAACCTGGCACGAAGACTCCTGACCCGCAGGTCACGAAACGTATTAGTGCTGCTTGTCACGCTGCGGGGGTAGTCACTCTCACGGCTGGCACGTACGGGAATGCGTTGCGGTTCCTGCCCCCGCTGGTGATTGGTGAGGACCTGCTGCGTGAGGGGCTTGATGTGCTCGAGCAGGCTTTCGCGGATGTTGTCGCTGCGAGCTGA
- a CDS encoding aminobutyraldehyde dehydrogenase — MNRLQNVIDGVFVDACATDSLDVVDPTTGKVVAVSPISGARDVDAAFDAALRASRTFKRSTPGDRQKMLLAFADALEAAGEELVDAQARNTGQPRQQILDEEVMAGADHIRFFAGAARTCEGRAATEYVEGHTSYVRREPIGVVAQVTPWNYPILMALWKLGPALAAGNTVVLKPSDTTPESTLVLARLAGEVFPAGVVNVVLGDASTGELMSRHPVPGLVSITGSVRAGRAVAAGAAAGVKQAHLELGGKAPAVVFADADLQRTAEQLVMFGTFNSGQDCTAVTRVLVQESVHEQFVDLLVAAARNTTTGTGQGDDFGPLNNARHFAQVKEKLARVPAHARVLTGGAALEREGFYVPATIIDGVRQDDELVQEETFAPVLTVQTFSTEEEAVELANGVDYGLASSVWTSDHGTAMRVSRDLDFGCVWVNTHVLLAAEMPHGGFKSSGYGKDLSVYALEEYTRIKHVLHSLEV; from the coding sequence ATGAATCGTTTGCAGAATGTCATTGACGGCGTTTTTGTTGATGCTTGCGCGACGGACAGTCTTGATGTTGTCGATCCCACCACGGGGAAGGTTGTTGCGGTGTCACCGATTTCTGGTGCCCGTGATGTGGATGCTGCTTTTGATGCGGCGTTGCGTGCTTCGCGGACGTTTAAGCGCAGCACTCCTGGTGATCGTCAGAAGATGCTTTTGGCTTTCGCTGATGCGCTTGAGGCGGCTGGGGAGGAACTTGTTGATGCCCAGGCGCGGAACACGGGGCAGCCGCGTCAGCAGATCCTCGATGAGGAGGTCATGGCTGGCGCTGACCATATTCGTTTTTTCGCTGGGGCTGCGCGTACATGTGAGGGTCGGGCTGCGACGGAGTATGTGGAAGGGCACACGTCGTATGTGCGCCGTGAACCTATTGGTGTGGTCGCGCAGGTCACTCCGTGGAATTACCCCATTTTGATGGCGTTGTGGAAGTTGGGGCCGGCGTTGGCTGCGGGGAACACGGTGGTATTGAAGCCTTCAGATACCACTCCGGAGTCCACGCTGGTGTTGGCCCGGTTGGCGGGGGAGGTGTTCCCCGCAGGGGTGGTCAATGTTGTTCTTGGTGATGCTTCTACTGGTGAGTTGATGAGTAGGCATCCAGTGCCGGGGCTGGTGTCGATTACTGGGTCGGTGCGTGCTGGGCGTGCGGTTGCTGCTGGGGCGGCTGCAGGGGTGAAGCAGGCACATCTGGAGTTGGGTGGCAAGGCCCCTGCGGTGGTGTTCGCGGATGCTGATTTGCAGCGTACGGCCGAACAGCTGGTCATGTTCGGGACGTTTAACTCTGGGCAGGATTGCACCGCCGTGACACGGGTGTTGGTGCAGGAGAGCGTGCATGAGCAGTTTGTGGACCTTCTCGTCGCTGCCGCGCGCAACACGACCACGGGCACGGGGCAGGGCGATGATTTCGGGCCGCTGAACAACGCTCGGCATTTCGCTCAAGTGAAGGAAAAGCTGGCGCGGGTTCCTGCGCATGCGCGGGTGTTGACTGGTGGCGCGGCGTTGGAGCGTGAGGGTTTCTATGTGCCGGCCACGATCATTGATGGGGTTCGCCAAGATGATGAGCTTGTCCAGGAGGAAACCTTCGCGCCGGTGTTGACAGTGCAGACATTCAGCACTGAGGAAGAGGCAGTAGAGCTGGCTAATGGGGTGGATTATGGGCTCGCTTCGAGTGTGTGGACCAGTGATCACGGCACAGCGATGCGGGTTTCCCGAGATTTGGATTTCGGGTGTGTATGGGTGAACACGCATGTGTTGCTTGCTGCTGAAATGCCGCACGGCGGTTTCAAAAGCTCTGGGTACGGCAAGGATTTGTCTGTCTATGCGTTGGAGGAGTACACGCGCATTAAGCACGTGCTGCATTCTCTTGAGGTGTGA